The Streptomyces sp. CC0208 genome window below encodes:
- a CDS encoding endo-beta-N-acetylglucosaminidase produces the protein MNPTRRTVLLAATAAALLPALPAKAATATATALQPYATYWYPDSLPSGSPGAGITWRSLKPWRAADDADLAFNAASVPLAARFTPTPANPTARAGQARIQSLVSFGPTAGNPSQGSATSDYYAFGHWAYVDELVFWGGSSGEGLILAPNAPIVDAAHRHGVPVLGTIFLPPVAYGGLLRWTRDLVQKDAAGRYPLADRLVAVATAYGFDGWFVNAETGGGDPALGADMLGFVRELTSLSRARGQRVTWYDSMTVNGTVSWQGALNSRNQAFFEAADDMFVDFRWTAGALASSGTLAQQLGRSRYALWAGVDVEAGGWNTSENWDAIVPRDKPHVTSIGLYRPEWTRNHLPSDQRSPQDFHAADDRFWTGASLDPSQPDDTDAWRAPAVSVADRSTVTALPFASVFNTGHGLRWYEEGAVTSETAWNHLGLQDRLPSRRWVARTEGARPTVSFDFADAWRGGSSVLVAGAPDAPVTVDLYTVRLPISGDTVVELTHRTDEGEVGVELAVATAEPAAPGATPPYTYLPVTGGDGWRTSTVRLTGLSGAVHALGVRLTGTGPVKWRLGGLAVYDTRRTPCPPSGLRVTAASGGDLRLAWNPAPGAVRHYTLHRLLPDGTRRFLGGTCQRAWFVAGLRPEQGERQARLELRAVGEQYTSSDPVTVTHAW, from the coding sequence GTGAACCCCACCAGACGCACGGTCCTGCTCGCCGCGACCGCGGCGGCCCTGCTCCCCGCGCTGCCGGCGAAGGCGGCAACGGCGACCGCGACCGCGCTCCAGCCGTACGCCACCTACTGGTACCCGGACTCCCTGCCCTCCGGCAGCCCCGGCGCCGGCATCACCTGGCGCAGCCTCAAGCCGTGGCGGGCGGCCGACGACGCCGACCTCGCCTTCAACGCGGCCTCCGTACCGCTCGCCGCCCGCTTCACCCCGACGCCCGCGAACCCGACGGCACGCGCAGGCCAGGCCCGCATCCAGTCGCTGGTCTCCTTCGGGCCCACGGCCGGCAACCCCTCACAGGGCTCGGCCACGTCCGACTACTACGCCTTCGGGCACTGGGCCTACGTCGACGAACTCGTCTTCTGGGGCGGCTCCTCCGGCGAGGGGCTGATCCTCGCGCCGAACGCCCCGATCGTGGACGCGGCCCACCGTCACGGCGTGCCCGTCCTCGGCACCATCTTCCTGCCGCCGGTCGCCTACGGCGGACTGTTGCGGTGGACCCGGGACCTGGTGCAGAAGGACGCGGCCGGCCGGTATCCCCTGGCGGATCGACTCGTCGCGGTCGCCACGGCGTACGGCTTCGACGGATGGTTCGTCAACGCCGAGACCGGGGGAGGCGACCCGGCTCTCGGGGCGGACATGCTGGGCTTCGTACGGGAGTTGACGTCCCTCTCCAGGGCGAGGGGCCAGCGGGTCACCTGGTACGACTCGATGACCGTGAACGGGACGGTGAGCTGGCAGGGCGCGCTGAACAGCCGTAACCAGGCGTTCTTCGAGGCAGCCGACGACATGTTCGTCGACTTCCGGTGGACGGCGGGCGCTCTGGCGTCCTCGGGCACGCTGGCGCAGCAACTGGGCCGCAGTCGCTACGCGTTGTGGGCGGGCGTGGACGTGGAGGCGGGCGGCTGGAACACGTCGGAGAACTGGGACGCGATCGTGCCCCGGGACAAGCCCCATGTGACCTCGATCGGGTTGTACCGGCCCGAGTGGACCCGCAACCACCTGCCGTCGGACCAGCGGTCGCCGCAGGACTTCCACGCGGCCGACGACCGCTTCTGGACGGGGGCGTCGCTCGACCCCTCACAGCCGGACGACACGGACGCCTGGCGGGCTCCGGCGGTGTCGGTCGCGGACCGGTCGACGGTCACCGCGCTGCCGTTCGCGAGCGTGTTCAACACCGGGCACGGGCTGCGGTGGTACGAGGAGGGGGCCGTCACCTCGGAGACGGCGTGGAACCACCTGGGACTGCAGGACCGGCTGCCGTCGCGGCGGTGGGTGGCGCGGACGGAGGGCGCACGGCCGACCGTCTCCTTCGACTTCGCGGACGCCTGGCGGGGCGGCAGCAGCGTGCTCGTGGCCGGCGCGCCGGACGCGCCGGTCACGGTGGACCTGTACACGGTCCGGCTGCCGATCAGCGGTGACACGGTGGTCGAGCTCACCCACCGGACGGACGAGGGCGAGGTGGGCGTCGAGCTCGCCGTGGCCACCGCCGAGCCGGCCGCGCCGGGGGCGACACCGCCGTACACCTACCTGCCGGTGACCGGGGGCGACGGCTGGCGGACCTCGACCGTACGGCTCACCGGGCTCTCCGGGGCTGTCCACGCGCTCGGCGTACGGCTCACCGGCACCGGCCCGGTGAAGTGGCGGCTCGGCGGACTCGCCGTGTACGACACCCGCCGCACCCCCTGCCCGCCCTCCGGACTGCGCGTCACCGCGGCCTCGGGCGGCGACCTGCGCCTGGCCTGGAACCCCGCACCCGGCGCCGTGCGCCACTACACCCTGCACCGGCTCCTGCCCGACGGCACCCGGCGCTTCCTCGGCGGCACCTGCCAGCGAGCCTGGTTCGTCGCCGGTCTCCGGCCCGAACAGGGCGAGCGGCAGGCGCGGTTGGAGCTGCGTGCCGTGGGGGAGCAGTACACGTCGTCGGACCCTGTGACCGTCACCCATGCCTGGTGA
- a CDS encoding sugar ABC transporter substrate-binding protein, which yields MPISRRALAAAAVCVVLPLSGCGSGDDSGSSDASGKIEGDITFQTWNLRANFKDYFEGLIADFEKKYPGTEVKWIDQPAEGYADKISADAAGGTLPDVVNVSPDLVAPLAKAGLALDLDKAAGQYKKEYLDGAWASHRIPGMTGTYAFPWYLNTGPLFYNKSLFEEAGLDPDQPPKTYDELFTDALELAKKSDGKVATLANVPTIEDFGRYGVPLMNSEGTAFAFNDAKGIELLTKYKELYDAKALDPQALTATPESSGKKFLTGAVAMNPGSALDLGNFKKQAPNLYKNIGITDQITSTGHVNMYVMGVMVNAQTKKKAASVAFAHYVTDAEHQMSFAKKVAIFPSTAGSLDDPYFTKEDGTDETRVRIAAAKSLKSAVNYTPVLFSEQMKTALRNEVAKALQGKESPEGALDNAVKACDTLLRQQG from the coding sequence GTGCCCATTTCCCGCAGAGCCCTCGCTGCCGCCGCCGTCTGTGTCGTCCTGCCGTTGAGCGGCTGCGGCTCCGGCGACGACAGCGGTTCGAGCGACGCCTCCGGCAAGATCGAGGGCGACATCACCTTCCAGACCTGGAACCTCAGGGCGAACTTCAAGGACTACTTCGAGGGCCTGATCGCCGACTTCGAGAAGAAATACCCCGGTACCGAGGTCAAGTGGATCGACCAGCCCGCCGAGGGCTACGCCGACAAGATCAGCGCCGATGCCGCCGGTGGCACCCTGCCCGACGTCGTCAACGTGTCCCCGGACCTGGTCGCGCCCCTAGCCAAGGCCGGCCTCGCGCTCGACCTCGACAAGGCGGCCGGACAGTACAAGAAGGAGTATCTGGACGGCGCCTGGGCCAGCCACCGGATACCGGGCATGACCGGCACGTACGCCTTCCCCTGGTACCTGAACACCGGCCCGCTCTTCTACAACAAGTCGCTCTTCGAGGAGGCCGGACTCGACCCCGACCAGCCGCCGAAGACGTACGACGAACTCTTCACCGACGCCCTGGAGCTGGCGAAGAAGAGCGACGGAAAGGTCGCCACCCTCGCCAACGTGCCCACCATCGAGGACTTCGGCCGCTACGGCGTCCCGCTCATGAACTCCGAGGGCACCGCCTTCGCCTTCAACGACGCCAAGGGCATCGAACTCCTCACCAAGTACAAGGAGTTGTACGACGCCAAGGCGCTCGACCCGCAGGCGCTCACCGCCACGCCCGAGTCCTCCGGCAAGAAGTTCCTCACCGGCGCCGTCGCCATGAACCCCGGCAGCGCACTCGACCTCGGCAACTTCAAGAAGCAGGCGCCGAACCTGTACAAGAACATCGGCATCACCGACCAGATCACCAGCACCGGGCACGTCAACATGTACGTGATGGGCGTGATGGTGAACGCGCAGACCAAGAAGAAGGCCGCCTCCGTCGCCTTCGCGCACTACGTCACCGACGCCGAGCACCAGATGTCCTTCGCGAAGAAGGTCGCGATCTTCCCGAGCACCGCGGGATCGCTGGACGACCCGTATTTCACCAAGGAGGACGGGACGGACGAGACGCGGGTGCGGATCGCCGCCGCCAAGTCCCTGAAGAGCGCGGTCAATTACACGCCCGTGCTGTTCAGCGAGCAGATGAAGACGGCGCTGCGCAACGAGGTCGCCAAGGCGTTGCAGGGCAAGGAAAGCCCCGAGGGAGCCCTCGACAACGCTGTCAAGGCCTGCGACACGCTGCTCCGGCAGCAGGGATAG
- a CDS encoding cellulase family glycosylhydrolase codes for MSAAVRFGVNYTPSVGWFHHWLDFDLDAVRADLDSIADLGLDHIRVFPLWPYFQPNRTLIRERAVADLVRLVDAAAERGLDVNVDGLQGHLSSFDFLPAWTRTWHRRNLFTDPEVVEGQAAYLRTLAAALADRPTFLGMTLGNEINQFSAAPHPDPDPATSEQIDAWLTRMLAACEEGAPGRLHLHAEYDATWYQDDQPFTPAQAARHGAVTAVHSWVFNGTAQRHGRTSVASEHHAAYLVELSKAWADDPRRPVWLQEVGAPAPLVPPEHAAAFTEATVAGVLDCPDLWGVTWWCSHDVSRDLADFPELEYGLGLLTNDRRPKDTARALERAARTGFTAPQRRTTALVVPADPGSRSLCAPGGPVYDAYFRLVADGARPTTVLDTRAADRDHLSARGITEVVTSDQVLPPHKDH; via the coding sequence ATGTCTGCTGCCGTGCGCTTCGGCGTCAACTACACCCCGAGCGTCGGATGGTTCCACCACTGGCTCGACTTCGACCTGGACGCCGTCCGCGCCGACCTCGACTCGATCGCCGACCTGGGCCTCGACCACATCCGGGTCTTCCCGCTGTGGCCGTACTTCCAGCCGAACCGCACCCTGATCCGGGAGCGTGCCGTCGCGGATCTCGTACGGCTCGTCGACGCCGCCGCCGAGCGCGGCCTCGACGTCAACGTGGACGGTCTGCAAGGGCACTTGAGCAGCTTCGACTTCCTGCCGGCCTGGACGAGGACCTGGCACCGGCGCAACCTCTTCACCGACCCGGAGGTCGTCGAGGGCCAGGCCGCCTACCTGCGCACGCTGGCGGCGGCGCTGGCGGACCGCCCCACCTTCCTCGGCATGACCCTCGGCAACGAGATCAACCAGTTCTCCGCCGCCCCCCATCCCGACCCCGACCCGGCCACCTCCGAGCAGATCGACGCCTGGCTGACCCGCATGCTGGCCGCCTGCGAGGAAGGGGCGCCCGGGCGGCTGCACCTGCACGCCGAGTACGACGCCACCTGGTACCAGGACGACCAGCCCTTCACCCCCGCCCAGGCCGCCCGCCACGGCGCTGTCACCGCCGTGCACTCCTGGGTCTTCAACGGCACCGCCCAGCGACACGGCCGGACCTCGGTCGCGAGCGAGCACCACGCGGCCTACCTCGTCGAGCTGAGCAAGGCCTGGGCCGACGACCCGCGCCGGCCGGTCTGGCTCCAGGAGGTCGGCGCGCCCGCTCCGCTGGTCCCGCCCGAGCACGCCGCCGCCTTCACCGAGGCGACCGTGGCAGGCGTCCTGGACTGCCCCGACCTGTGGGGCGTCACCTGGTGGTGCTCCCACGACGTGTCCCGGGACCTGGCCGACTTCCCGGAACTCGAGTACGGGCTCGGCCTGTTGACCAACGACCGGAGACCGAAGGACACGGCCCGGGCACTGGAGCGGGCGGCGCGCACCGGCTTCACCGCTCCACAACGTCGTACGACGGCCCTGGTCGTCCCCGCCGACCCCGGCTCCCGCTCGCTCTGCGCGCCCGGCGGCCCGGTCTACGACGCCTACTTCCGGCTGGTCGCCGACGGCGCCCGCCCCACCACCGTCCTCGACACCCGTGCCGCCGACCGGGACCACCTGTCCGCGCGCGGCATCACCGAGGTCGTCACATCCGATCAGGTACTCCCGCCCCACAAGGACCACTAG
- a CDS encoding LacI family DNA-binding transcriptional regulator yields MKDIARRAGVSQSAVSFALNGRPGVSEDTRDRVRQVAEELGWRPSTAARALSGEGAATVGFVLARPAETLGVDSFFLQLVSGIQEVLAERHLGLLFQVVEDVEDECAVYRRWWAEHRVDGVLVVDPRTDDPRTGVLDELGLPGVVIGGAPDERHPGLSTVWADDAGAMAAVVDELYALGHRRIVHIAGLPGLAHTERRIRTLRAEAERRGLTGVTSVTTDYSDAEGAAVTRRVLEASAPPTALIYDNDVMALAGVAAATELGHAVPADVSVVAWEDSALCRMVKPWLSALSRDSVEFGRTAATELTALLDGGPARTVRVPVPRLIVRDSTGAARGA; encoded by the coding sequence ATGAAGGACATCGCGCGGCGGGCCGGGGTCTCCCAGAGCGCGGTCTCCTTCGCGCTGAACGGCCGGCCCGGGGTCTCCGAGGACACCCGCGACCGGGTACGCCAGGTCGCGGAGGAACTCGGCTGGCGCCCCAGCACCGCGGCCCGCGCACTGTCCGGCGAGGGCGCCGCCACGGTCGGTTTCGTCCTGGCCCGCCCCGCCGAGACGCTCGGCGTGGACTCCTTCTTCCTCCAGCTCGTCTCGGGGATACAGGAGGTGCTGGCGGAGCGTCATCTCGGGCTGCTGTTCCAGGTGGTGGAGGACGTCGAGGACGAGTGCGCGGTGTACCGGCGCTGGTGGGCCGAACACCGGGTGGACGGCGTCCTGGTGGTCGACCCGCGAACCGACGACCCGCGCACCGGAGTTCTCGACGAACTGGGCCTGCCCGGCGTGGTGATCGGCGGCGCCCCCGACGAGCGCCATCCCGGACTGTCGACCGTCTGGGCGGACGACGCGGGCGCGATGGCGGCGGTCGTGGACGAGCTGTACGCCCTCGGCCACCGGCGGATCGTGCACATCGCGGGCCTGCCGGGGCTCGCTCACACCGAGCGTCGCATCCGCACCCTGCGCGCGGAGGCGGAGCGGCGCGGGCTGACCGGGGTGACGTCGGTGACCACCGACTACTCCGACGCGGAGGGCGCGGCCGTGACCCGCCGGGTCCTGGAGGCGTCCGCTCCGCCGACCGCGCTGATCTACGACAACGACGTGATGGCCCTCGCCGGAGTCGCCGCCGCGACCGAACTGGGTCACGCGGTCCCCGCGGACGTGTCGGTGGTGGCCTGGGAGGACTCGGCACTGTGCCGCATGGTCAAGCCCTGGCTGTCGGCCCTGTCCCGGGACAGCGTGGAGTTCGGCCGCACGGCCGCCACGGAACTGACCGCACTGCTGGACGGCGGGCCTGCCCGGACGGTACGGGTGCCGGTGCCGCGGTTGATCGTGCGGGACAGCACGGGGGCGGCCCGGGGCGCCTGA
- a CDS encoding glycoside hydrolase family 38 C-terminal domain-containing protein yields the protein MHDDRSLVEARLKRVLDERLRPAVYPESVPLDVAVWHAPDEPVPVAEGLAAEPEPIAVGARWGAPWGTSWFRVTGTVPEEWAGRTVEALLDLGFDENMPGFQCEGLVYRPDGTPVKGLNPRNQWVRIGAPVEGGEEVRLHVEAASNPVILDYHPFLPTRLGDKETAGSEPQYRLERMDLAVFDETVWQLVIDLEVLGELMAELPVESTRRWEILRAVEKALDALDLQDVNGTAAQARVRLETVLSEPAVPSAHRISAVGHAHIDSAWLWPLRETVRKVARTTSNMTALLDDEPKFVFAMSQAQQWAWVRDHRPEVWARVKKAVADGRFVPAGGMWVESDTNMPGSEAMARQFVHGKRFFLDEFGIENEEAWLPDTFGFAAGLPQIIKAAGSKWLLTQKISWSQTNKFPHHTFRWEGIDGTRIFTHFPPVDTYNCSMKGSEIAHAARNFKDKGAARHSLAPTGWGDGGGGTTREMIAKAARLRDLEGSATVAWETPAEFFTKAETEYPEPPVWVGELYLELHRATLTSQAKTKQGNRRSEHLLREAELWAATAAVRTGFPYPYEELDRIWKTVLLHQFHDILPGSSIAWVHREARRTYERIADELNGIIDAAQRALAGEGTRELLFNSAPHGRGGVAAGGAGTAVVEGRTTVTERPGGGQLLDNGVLRVEVDARGLVVSAYDIEADRETIAPGQAGNLLQLHPDFPNMWDAWDVDEFYRNTVTDLTDVDQIAPEGHGVRITRTFGASRVSQLLSLAPGERRLLVDTEVDWHETEKFLKLAFPLDVHAERYASETQFGHFHRPTHTNTSWEAAKFEACNHRFVHLEEPGWGVAIVNDSTYGHDVTRTVRTDGDRGTTTTVRASLLRAPRFPDPETDQGVHRFRHALVPGAGIGDAVREGWRINLPERSVRGSQEVAPLVTVDQHAVVVTAVKLADDGSGDVVVRFHEAHGGRARATLTAHFEVAGVTATDLLERPPADAPSLRSEGNEVSLRLRPFELVTLRFTRV from the coding sequence ATGCATGACGACCGCAGCCTGGTCGAAGCCCGCCTCAAGCGCGTCCTCGACGAGCGCCTCCGCCCCGCCGTGTACCCCGAGTCCGTGCCGCTGGACGTGGCGGTGTGGCACGCGCCCGACGAGCCGGTGCCCGTCGCCGAGGGCCTGGCCGCCGAGCCGGAGCCCATCGCCGTGGGCGCCCGCTGGGGTGCTCCCTGGGGCACCAGCTGGTTCCGCGTCACCGGGACCGTCCCCGAGGAGTGGGCCGGGAGGACCGTCGAGGCACTTCTCGACCTCGGCTTCGACGAGAACATGCCCGGCTTCCAGTGCGAGGGCCTGGTCTACCGGCCCGACGGCACCCCGGTGAAGGGCCTCAACCCGCGCAACCAGTGGGTGCGGATCGGCGCGCCCGTCGAGGGCGGCGAGGAGGTGCGGCTGCACGTGGAGGCCGCCTCCAATCCGGTCATCCTCGACTACCACCCCTTCCTGCCCACGCGGTTGGGGGACAAGGAGACCGCGGGCAGCGAGCCGCAGTACCGGCTGGAGCGCATGGACCTCGCCGTCTTCGACGAGACCGTGTGGCAGCTGGTGATCGACCTGGAGGTGCTCGGCGAGCTGATGGCCGAACTGCCGGTGGAGTCGACGCGCCGCTGGGAGATCCTGCGGGCGGTGGAGAAGGCGCTGGACGCCCTGGACCTCCAGGACGTGAACGGCACGGCGGCGCAGGCACGCGTACGGCTGGAGACGGTCCTGTCCGAGCCCGCCGTCCCGTCCGCGCACCGCATCAGTGCGGTGGGCCACGCGCACATCGACTCGGCGTGGCTGTGGCCGCTGCGTGAGACGGTCCGCAAGGTCGCCCGGACCACCTCCAACATGACCGCGCTCCTCGACGACGAACCGAAGTTCGTGTTCGCCATGTCCCAGGCCCAGCAGTGGGCCTGGGTGCGCGACCACCGGCCGGAGGTGTGGGCGCGGGTGAAGAAGGCCGTGGCCGACGGACGGTTCGTGCCCGCCGGCGGCATGTGGGTGGAGTCGGACACCAACATGCCCGGCTCGGAGGCGATGGCCCGCCAGTTCGTGCACGGCAAGCGGTTCTTCCTCGACGAGTTCGGCATCGAGAACGAGGAGGCGTGGCTGCCCGACACGTTCGGGTTCGCGGCCGGACTGCCCCAGATCATCAAGGCGGCGGGTTCCAAGTGGCTGCTGACGCAGAAGATCTCCTGGTCGCAGACGAACAAGTTCCCGCACCACACCTTCCGGTGGGAGGGCATCGACGGAACGCGGATCTTCACCCACTTCCCGCCCGTCGACACCTACAACTGCTCCATGAAGGGCAGCGAAATCGCCCACGCGGCACGGAACTTCAAGGACAAGGGGGCCGCCCGGCACTCCCTCGCCCCCACCGGCTGGGGTGACGGGGGCGGCGGCACCACCCGGGAGATGATCGCCAAGGCGGCCCGGCTGCGCGACCTCGAAGGGTCGGCCACCGTGGCCTGGGAGACCCCGGCGGAGTTCTTCACCAAGGCCGAGACCGAGTACCCCGAACCGCCCGTCTGGGTCGGCGAGCTGTACCTCGAACTCCACCGCGCCACCCTCACCAGCCAGGCGAAGACCAAGCAGGGCAACCGCCGCAGCGAGCACCTCCTGCGCGAGGCCGAGCTGTGGGCGGCGACGGCGGCCGTACGGACCGGATTCCCCTACCCGTACGAGGAGTTGGACCGCATCTGGAAGACCGTGCTGCTGCACCAGTTCCACGACATCCTGCCGGGGTCCTCCATCGCCTGGGTGCACCGGGAGGCACGGCGCACGTACGAGCGGATCGCGGACGAGCTGAACGGCATCATCGACGCGGCCCAGCGCGCGCTGGCGGGGGAGGGGACACGGGAACTGCTCTTCAACTCCGCACCCCACGGCCGTGGCGGAGTCGCGGCGGGCGGCGCCGGAACCGCGGTCGTCGAGGGACGGACGACGGTGACCGAGCGCCCCGGCGGCGGCCAGCTCCTGGACAACGGCGTGCTGCGGGTCGAGGTCGACGCGCGGGGCCTGGTCGTCTCCGCGTACGACATCGAGGCCGACCGGGAGACGATCGCACCGGGGCAGGCGGGAAACCTTCTCCAACTCCACCCGGACTTCCCGAACATGTGGGACGCCTGGGATGTGGACGAGTTCTACCGCAACACGGTCACGGATCTCACCGACGTGGACCAGATCGCCCCCGAGGGGCACGGGGTGCGGATCACGCGGACCTTCGGTGCCTCCCGCGTCAGCCAGCTCCTGTCCCTGGCGCCGGGGGAGCGGCGGTTGCTGGTGGACACGGAGGTCGACTGGCACGAGACGGAGAAGTTCCTGAAGCTCGCCTTCCCGCTCGACGTGCACGCCGAACGGTACGCGTCGGAGACGCAGTTCGGGCACTTCCACCGGCCCACACACACCAACACGTCCTGGGAGGCGGCGAAGTTCGAGGCCTGCAACCACCGCTTCGTGCACCTGGAGGAACCCGGCTGGGGTGTGGCGATCGTCAACGACTCGACGTACGGCCACGACGTGACCCGAACGGTGCGCACGGACGGCGACCGGGGCACGACCACCACGGTCCGTGCGTCGCTGCTGCGCGCCCCGCGGTTCCCCGACCCGGAGACCGACCAGGGCGTCCACCGCTTCCGGCACGCGCTGGTGCCGGGGGCCGGTATCGGGGACGCGGTGCGGGAGGGGTGGCGGATCAATCTGCCGGAGCGGTCCGTACGGGGTTCCCAGGAGGTCGCGCCCCTGGTGACCGTCGACCAGCACGCCGTCGTCGTCACCGCGGTCAAGCTGGCCGACGACGGCAGCGGGGACGTGGTGGTCCGCTTCCACGAGGCCCACGGAGGACGGGCACGGGCCACGCTCACGGCCCACTTCGAGGTGGCCGGGGTCACGGCGACGGATCTGCTGGAGCGGCCGCCGGCCGACGCTCCCTCGCTGCGGAGCGAGGGGAACGAAGTGTCGTTGCGGCTGCGGCCGTTCGAGCTGGTCACCCTGCGGTTCACCCGGGTCTGA
- a CDS encoding sugar ABC transporter permease: MSSSTTVSRVRRQWPLSPWLFAAPGLLIIGAFILYPFVSTLVNAFTDRRTLIPGEFVGLANFRELLHDDMFWIGLRNSTLYVLGVVPALVILPLLLALLVQKNIPGITLFRSAFYTPVVASIVVVGLIWVWLLDERGLINSLLESVGVGRVGFLSDQWLLLLSAMAVTVWKGLGYYMIIYLAALANVPRELHEAAAVDGAGAVRRFVTVTVPAVRSTMALVGALSSVAAFKVFSEVYLMAGPSGGPAGEDTTLVMLVQRTGTGLTGRVGYASAISVVVFVVTVALMLLVLRADRRGET, from the coding sequence ATGTCGTCGTCCACCACCGTGTCCCGGGTGCGGCGCCAATGGCCGCTGAGCCCCTGGCTGTTCGCCGCACCCGGTCTGCTGATCATCGGCGCGTTCATCCTGTACCCGTTCGTCTCCACCCTGGTGAACGCCTTCACCGACCGGCGCACCCTGATCCCGGGCGAGTTCGTGGGCCTTGCGAACTTCCGTGAACTGCTGCACGACGACATGTTCTGGATCGGCCTGCGCAACAGCACCCTGTACGTCCTCGGAGTCGTACCCGCGCTGGTGATCCTGCCGCTGCTGCTCGCGCTGCTGGTCCAGAAGAACATCCCCGGCATCACCTTGTTCCGGTCCGCCTTCTACACCCCGGTCGTCGCGTCGATCGTCGTGGTCGGACTCATCTGGGTGTGGCTCCTCGACGAACGCGGTCTGATCAACTCGCTGCTGGAGAGCGTGGGGGTGGGACGGGTCGGGTTCCTGAGCGACCAGTGGCTGCTCCTGCTGAGCGCCATGGCGGTCACGGTGTGGAAGGGCCTCGGCTACTACATGATCATTTACCTGGCCGCGCTGGCCAACGTGCCGCGTGAGCTGCACGAGGCCGCGGCGGTGGACGGAGCAGGTGCCGTCCGCCGGTTCGTCACGGTGACGGTGCCCGCCGTCCGATCGACGATGGCACTCGTCGGGGCGCTGTCCTCGGTCGCCGCCTTCAAGGTGTTCTCCGAGGTCTACCTGATGGCCGGCCCGAGCGGCGGGCCGGCCGGTGAGGACACCACGCTCGTGATGCTCGTCCAGCGCACCGGCACCGGACTGACCGGCCGGGTCGGCTACGCGTCCGCGATCTCGGTCGTCGTCTTCGTCGTCACCGTCGCGCTGATGCTGCTCGTGCTGCGGGCCGATCGGAGGGGGGAGACATGA
- a CDS encoding carbohydrate ABC transporter permease: MTRVRKRELVLRYALLLAVLALTVGPFLWQLSTSLKGPTEDIYSSPPSFLPEHPTLHNYERVADTIPVWDYAFNSLKVATANVVTNCAGSALAGYALARLRYRGRRAATLAFVLAMLVPVEGIIIAQFTTMRELGLNNTLVGVVLPGCIGAMNVLLMRNAFLNLPYEIEEAAYVDGANVWQRFLRIALPSVKGTVAVVAIFAFMGAWDDFLWPLIVLSDPSKFTLTIGLNYLHGTFAGDERLVAAGTVIAVAPLIALFAGLQRYFFRGVGEGAVKG; the protein is encoded by the coding sequence ATGACCCGCGTCCGCAAGCGCGAACTGGTGCTGAGATACGCCCTGTTGCTCGCCGTCCTCGCCCTGACCGTCGGCCCCTTCCTCTGGCAGCTGTCGACCTCGCTCAAGGGCCCCACCGAGGACATCTACAGCTCGCCGCCGTCCTTCCTGCCCGAGCATCCGACCCTCCACAACTACGAGCGGGTCGCCGACACCATCCCCGTCTGGGACTACGCCTTCAACTCGCTGAAGGTCGCCACCGCCAACGTCGTGACCAACTGCGCCGGTTCGGCACTCGCCGGCTACGCCCTGGCCCGACTGCGCTACCGCGGCCGCCGGGCGGCCACCCTCGCCTTCGTCCTGGCGATGCTCGTGCCCGTGGAGGGCATCATCATCGCCCAGTTCACCACCATGCGGGAGCTCGGCCTCAACAACACCCTGGTCGGCGTGGTCCTGCCGGGCTGCATCGGCGCGATGAACGTCCTGCTGATGCGCAACGCCTTCCTCAACCTGCCGTACGAGATCGAGGAAGCCGCCTACGTCGACGGCGCCAACGTCTGGCAGCGGTTCCTGCGGATCGCGCTGCCGTCGGTGAAGGGGACGGTGGCCGTCGTCGCGATCTTCGCCTTCATGGGCGCCTGGGACGACTTCCTGTGGCCGCTGATCGTGCTGAGCGACCCGTCGAAGTTCACGCTGACCATCGGCCTCAACTACCTGCACGGCACCTTCGCAGGCGACGAACGGCTCGTCGCCGCGGGCACGGTCATCGCCGTGGCCCCGCTGATCGCCCTCTTCGCCGGACTCCAGCGGTACTTCTTCCGCGGGGTGGGCGAGGGGGCGGTGAAGGGCTGA